The Leptospira bouyouniensis genome has a segment encoding these proteins:
- a CDS encoding response regulator, which translates to MSTPILKHVLIVEDEEDIVEILRIALAYNSSYEVSFAKTGPEGLQKAIILQPDLILLDVLMPGMNGMELIEELKIFPETKRIPVAFLTSRVLKNEILEYQRRGGIGVIEKPFAPLEISEKIQTLWDDFHK; encoded by the coding sequence ATGAGTACCCCGATTCTAAAACATGTTTTGATAGTTGAAGATGAGGAAGATATTGTAGAGATCCTTCGAATTGCCCTTGCGTATAACTCTAGTTATGAAGTGAGTTTTGCGAAAACGGGACCGGAAGGATTACAAAAAGCAATCATCCTACAACCCGATTTGATCCTTTTGGATGTTCTGATGCCGGGTATGAATGGGATGGAACTGATTGAAGAACTCAAAATTTTTCCGGAAACCAAAAGGATCCCGGTTGCCTTTCTCACATCACGCGTGCTAAAGAATGAAATTTTGGAATACCAAAGAAGAGGAGGCATCGGTGTGATTGAAAAACCCTTTGCCCCTCTTGAAATCTCTGAAAAAATCCAAACCCTATGGGATGATTTTCACAAATAG
- a CDS encoding adenosine kinase, which produces MKHYDVFGVGNALVDIIAFINPNFLEKQSITKGVMTLVDESRQGQILADLHDEKKELRSGGSAANTMIAIANSGGTCCYTGKVTHDTYGEFYKKDMEDAGVLFETTPDKSGHTGTCVVLTTPDAERTMLTNLAISTSLGPNDIDLENLKKSKYVYVEGYLWDGDSTKKASELTMKIAKENNVKVSFTYSDPFCVNRSRDEFIHLTKEYVDVVFCNTEEGLALSGAKTPEEAVQYVSKLCSLVFMTAGKDGAYVAENGKITLVPGFPVKPIDTTGAGDAFAAGVLYGLTQGYSAQKSARWGNYVASRIVCEVGPRLSVKLMGRQDEILAGFQDK; this is translated from the coding sequence ATGAAACATTACGACGTATTCGGCGTAGGGAACGCCCTGGTAGATATCATTGCCTTTATCAATCCCAATTTTTTAGAAAAACAAAGTATCACCAAAGGTGTAATGACCTTAGTCGATGAGTCAAGACAAGGTCAAATTCTTGCTGATTTACATGATGAGAAGAAAGAACTTAGGTCCGGTGGAAGTGCAGCCAATACAATGATTGCGATTGCAAATTCTGGAGGGACTTGTTGTTATACTGGGAAAGTCACTCACGATACTTATGGTGAGTTTTATAAAAAAGATATGGAAGATGCAGGAGTTTTATTTGAAACCACTCCTGACAAATCGGGCCATACTGGAACTTGTGTTGTCTTAACAACACCTGATGCTGAACGAACGATGCTTACCAATCTTGCGATCTCCACATCTCTTGGTCCAAATGATATTGATCTTGAAAACTTAAAAAAAAGTAAATATGTGTATGTCGAAGGTTATTTGTGGGATGGAGATTCTACTAAAAAAGCAAGTGAACTTACGATGAAAATCGCAAAAGAAAACAATGTAAAAGTTTCTTTTACATATAGTGATCCATTTTGTGTGAATCGTTCCAGAGATGAATTCATCCATCTAACAAAAGAATACGTTGATGTAGTTTTTTGTAATACAGAAGAAGGACTCGCTTTAAGTGGAGCAAAAACACCAGAAGAAGCCGTACAATATGTATCTAAGCTCTGTTCATTGGTATTTATGACTGCTGGTAAAGATGGTGCATATGTTGCTGAAAATGGCAAAATAACATTAGTTCCTGGTTTTCCTGTAAAACCAATTGATACAACGGGAGCAGGTGATGCTTTTGCTGCCGGAGTTTTGTATGGACTCACACAAGGGTATTCGGCACAAAAATCAGCACGTTGGGGTAATTATGTTGCCTCGCGTATCGTTTGTGAGGTGGGACCAAGGTTATCTGTAAAACTGATGGGACGCCAGGATGAAATTTTAGCTGGGTTCCAAGACAAATAA
- a CDS encoding TonB-dependent receptor plug domain-containing protein, with protein sequence MVSKFNLFFLICLFLGPKLLLSQETSKKEPETIEIKANVDSASKNTNFSKNPTGFQKEINLDSSNTRYTSLPDILNREAGVRIRQYGGLGSYSTLSLRGTNPNQSKIYWNGVPINNSLGGEINLADLPFDNLEKIEIYKSGTPAGFSGSAIGGSINLVSKIKIEKPITRVNLMGGSFKTAKATVTHMDQFKYGSYFVQALQETSDQNFTYLNNKGTVLFNTYDDTIDERRNAQFRKTGFTGNLALELGKTKVNFLNDYIHRKQGLPGPGNRQTTSVGRVFSKLSSAITTETNEFLFTNLTLETKTYGNFSRDDLFDPKSEFSFGTPNAYTKTNQYGFQLSPTLYLLDYFQVLRASLQTEQEFFTRYEKRANHETERKEPKKRRDTQSFTFQDEIRLFSNRLFLVPQVRFERYTDRFGKDETSIRNQLLDPLNDVFYVRQNFINPSFGLKIVWIKKENLEFGTLANISKDFRIPSFLELFGERGSIVGNTKLKPEQSRNGDMGFYLHTKIGSNWKIQSDIAYFQKRIFDMILFLPNSQFTLRPENVDQAFIRGAETSHNIIWNKGVKFNFNYTYQDARNYSDSPALNGKYLPLRSKSQGSALLAFFNETSEIGIEYQYIGANYRDRTNEYLGYLPSRQFWNLYIQYSAYKNKDTGNELILGFEVRNLSDKRVEDLVGYPLPGRSYYLTGSYRF encoded by the coding sequence ATGGTTTCCAAATTCAATTTATTTTTCCTCATTTGTTTGTTCCTCGGGCCAAAACTATTACTCTCACAAGAAACATCAAAAAAAGAACCAGAAACAATCGAGATCAAAGCGAATGTCGATTCAGCTTCCAAAAATACCAATTTTAGTAAAAACCCAACTGGATTCCAAAAAGAAATCAATTTAGATTCATCTAACACAAGATATACGAGTTTGCCCGACATTCTCAACCGAGAAGCAGGTGTCAGAATTCGCCAATACGGCGGACTTGGTTCTTATTCAACACTTTCTCTTCGAGGAACCAATCCAAACCAATCGAAAATTTATTGGAATGGTGTTCCTATCAATAATTCATTAGGTGGCGAAATTAATTTAGCTGATTTACCCTTTGATAATTTAGAAAAAATAGAAATTTATAAATCGGGGACACCAGCTGGTTTTTCAGGATCTGCTATTGGAGGATCCATCAATCTTGTTTCGAAAATTAAGATTGAAAAACCAATCACCCGTGTGAATTTAATGGGAGGTAGTTTTAAAACAGCAAAAGCTACCGTTACACATATGGACCAATTCAAGTATGGTTCCTATTTTGTGCAGGCTCTACAAGAGACATCAGACCAAAATTTTACGTATCTCAACAACAAAGGTACTGTATTATTTAATACTTATGATGATACAATTGATGAAAGAAGGAATGCTCAGTTTCGAAAAACGGGTTTTACTGGAAATCTTGCGTTAGAACTAGGTAAAACCAAAGTCAATTTTTTGAATGATTATATCCACAGAAAACAAGGGTTACCTGGCCCAGGCAACAGGCAAACTACATCCGTAGGAAGAGTATTTAGCAAACTTTCTTCTGCTATTACAACAGAAACCAATGAGTTTTTATTCACTAACTTAACTTTAGAAACTAAAACGTATGGAAATTTTTCTAGAGATGATTTGTTCGATCCAAAATCTGAGTTTAGTTTTGGCACTCCCAATGCGTACACAAAAACAAATCAGTATGGATTTCAATTATCTCCCACATTATACTTGTTAGATTACTTTCAAGTTTTGCGTGCTTCCCTACAAACAGAACAAGAGTTTTTTACAAGATACGAAAAACGTGCCAATCATGAGACTGAAAGAAAAGAACCAAAAAAAAGAAGGGATACCCAAAGTTTTACATTCCAAGATGAAATTCGACTTTTTTCGAATCGTTTATTTCTTGTCCCACAAGTTCGGTTTGAAAGGTATACAGATCGATTTGGGAAGGATGAAACGAGCATTCGAAATCAATTGCTCGATCCTCTGAATGATGTTTTTTATGTAAGGCAGAATTTTATAAATCCAAGTTTTGGACTAAAAATTGTTTGGATCAAAAAAGAAAATTTGGAATTCGGAACACTTGCAAACATAAGTAAAGACTTTCGAATTCCTAGCTTTTTAGAGTTATTCGGAGAACGAGGTAGTATCGTTGGAAATACAAAATTAAAACCAGAACAAAGTCGTAACGGTGATATGGGTTTTTATCTTCATACAAAAATAGGTTCCAATTGGAAAATCCAGTCGGATATCGCCTACTTTCAAAAACGAATTTTTGATATGATTTTATTTTTACCGAATTCTCAATTCACCTTGAGACCAGAAAATGTGGACCAAGCATTCATTCGAGGTGCTGAAACAAGTCACAACATTATTTGGAACAAAGGTGTAAAATTTAACTTCAATTATACTTACCAAGATGCAAGAAATTACTCCGACTCACCAGCATTAAATGGTAAATATTTACCATTACGATCCAAAAGCCAAGGGAGTGCCTTACTTGCATTTTTTAATGAAACTTCGGAAATTGGAATCGAATATCAATACATTGGAGCCAATTACAGAGATCGTACGAATGAATATTTGGGATACTTACCTTCTCGCCAATTTTGGAATCTTTATATCCAATACTCAGCTTATAAAAACAAGGATACTGGAAATGAATTGATTTTGGGATTTGAAGTGAGAAACTTATCTGACAAACGAGTCGAAGATTTGGTGGGGTATCCACTACCAGGACGTAGTTACTATTTGACTGGGAGTTATCGTTTCTAA
- the gpmI gene encoding 2,3-bisphosphoglycerate-independent phosphoglycerate mutase, producing the protein MLTLKKHPNGPLAKQVLLIVLDGVGYTEKGFENGNAVAKSNMPVLKSLWKNHPTVLLKAHGTAVGMPSDEDMGNSEVGHNVLGSGRIFDQGAKLVSQSIDSGSLFRGPIWKKLISNSITNQSTFHFIGLFSDGNVHSHIDHLKALIDHAIKENIKKIRLHILLDGRDVPEKSALDYLIPFETYLENYRKAGMDICIASGGGRMELTMDRYDADWSMVERGWNHHVEGEGRIFPSAKEAIETFRSENPSVIDQYLPGFVIGDTNGNPVGKILDKDSVVFFNFRGDRSIEISRAFTEENLTTFNRKRFPKVEFAGMMQYDGDLFIPKQYLVDPPAIDRTMGEYFANEGIAQYALSETQKFGHVTFFWNGNKSGYFNQNLETYEEVKSDIIPFDQKPEMKAKEITDNLVLALTSHKYPFLRVNYANGDMVGHTGNMDATVKGLEYLDLCLDRIKKICDETNTVLCITADHGNADEMYQLDKKGNAQTAKDGKPVPKTSHTLNPVQFVLYDPKGKIKLNTNIQEKGLANVAATMMDLLGFEAPEGYHPSLIDRK; encoded by the coding sequence ATGTTAACTCTAAAAAAACATCCAAACGGTCCACTCGCCAAACAAGTTCTACTCATCGTATTAGATGGTGTGGGTTATACAGAAAAAGGATTCGAAAATGGAAATGCAGTAGCAAAATCCAATATGCCTGTTCTAAAAAGTCTTTGGAAAAACCATCCTACAGTTTTGTTAAAAGCACATGGAACTGCTGTCGGTATGCCAAGTGACGAGGATATGGGAAACTCGGAAGTGGGTCATAATGTATTAGGCTCTGGTCGAATTTTTGACCAAGGAGCAAAATTGGTTTCTCAATCCATCGATAGCGGAAGTTTATTTCGTGGTCCGATCTGGAAAAAGTTGATTTCTAATAGTATCACAAACCAATCAACCTTTCATTTTATTGGTCTTTTTTCCGATGGAAATGTCCATAGCCATATTGATCACCTTAAAGCACTTATAGACCATGCGATCAAAGAAAATATTAAAAAAATCAGATTGCATATACTACTTGATGGAAGAGATGTTCCCGAAAAATCAGCGTTAGACTATCTCATACCTTTCGAAACTTATTTAGAAAATTATCGGAAAGCCGGAATGGATATCTGCATTGCTTCAGGTGGAGGTAGGATGGAGTTAACCATGGATCGTTATGATGCGGATTGGTCTATGGTGGAAAGAGGTTGGAACCATCATGTGGAAGGGGAAGGAAGAATTTTTCCTTCAGCAAAAGAAGCAATCGAGACATTTCGTTCAGAAAATCCTTCAGTTATCGACCAATATTTACCTGGCTTTGTCATTGGAGATACAAATGGAAATCCTGTTGGAAAAATTTTAGACAAGGACTCTGTTGTTTTCTTTAACTTTCGAGGGGATAGATCCATTGAAATTTCAAGAGCCTTTACAGAAGAAAACCTGACAACATTTAACCGCAAACGATTTCCAAAAGTTGAATTTGCAGGAATGATGCAATATGATGGAGATTTATTCATCCCCAAACAATACTTAGTCGATCCTCCTGCAATTGACCGTACTATGGGAGAATATTTTGCCAATGAAGGGATTGCCCAGTATGCCCTCTCTGAAACTCAAAAGTTTGGGCATGTGACATTCTTTTGGAATGGAAACAAATCAGGATACTTTAACCAAAACTTAGAAACTTACGAGGAAGTAAAATCAGACATTATTCCATTTGACCAAAAGCCCGAGATGAAGGCAAAAGAAATCACTGATAATTTGGTATTGGCACTCACTTCCCATAAATACCCCTTTCTACGCGTCAACTATGCTAACGGAGATATGGTGGGCCATACAGGGAATATGGATGCAACTGTGAAAGGTTTAGAGTATTTGGATCTTTGCTTGGATCGAATCAAAAAAATATGTGATGAAACCAATACAGTTTTGTGTATCACTGCAGACCATGGAAATGCTGACGAAATGTACCAACTCGATAAAAAGGGAAATGCACAAACTGCAAAAGATGGAAAACCAGTTCCCAAAACAAGTCACACACTTAATCCCGTACAATTTGTACTTTATGACCCAAAAGGTAAAATAAAACTCAATACAAACATACAAGAAAAGGGACTTGCCAATGTGGCGGCAACGATGATGGATTTATTGGGTTTTGAAGCACCAGAAGGATACCATCCAAGTCTAATTGATAGAAAGTAA
- a CDS encoding serine hydrolase domain-containing protein — protein MTKWILICLLFSVTFASCSEDGIGSFSEETKEKIRKKIKQEGFQGVVLISQDDTVLFRETISSGKRRKRSQLYKKHNFPLGESSKLFTTYLIHKLVEDQKISLVDPVQKHLKWFPNSKITIEHLLRHTSGLPKIIEFIPNFDSERSNLKRDDIKKTFLDSNMKPNFVPGEYWKYSRLDYLFLAYLIESITSKSYATVVKHEIFEPLGMKNSQVDVSDILLGNSGILSTPEDLLLFVEAIRKTKHISAKSKESILNKTVLTDAITEDPISFGEGVYVGDYFYWTYGKKKGISNFIYHDLKSRIFITIVSPYGTSKGDLSSIKSTLTEIIFSAKKLNLKKKTTSTNEVYIEDLMKEEKVPSLGIAVYKNYNLSWKKMYGTKSQHTLFRAGSLSKTMTATATLKLVELGQLDLYSNWIGKLKQYKVSVPKGKKRSLVNLDLLLSHTSGLTEKGNWDDPINSGKKHLKDLKDTNATKGNGLKLYYKPGTKSRYSGGGFSIVQEILTERTGKPFPTLMDEIVFLPLQMKRSTFRQNLTDADDRCYGYDELGKILPEKKFVTPELSSGGLWTTPEEIGTVFIEVAKAKQGRSDFLNKESAEYLLSPKMSAASLTVHALVAHGFFLNRTGRTEYFFHGGHTKGHKSLAIFNAEKGYGVVIMTNSENGSKLIWRILRTISVDEKWDKFVN, from the coding sequence ATGACCAAATGGATATTAATCTGTCTTCTGTTCAGTGTTACATTCGCCAGCTGTTCAGAAGATGGGATCGGATCTTTTTCAGAGGAGACCAAAGAAAAAATCCGCAAAAAAATCAAACAGGAAGGTTTCCAAGGTGTAGTTCTAATCTCACAAGATGATACTGTTTTATTTCGCGAAACAATCTCTTCTGGTAAAAGAAGGAAACGCTCACAATTATATAAAAAACATAACTTTCCTTTGGGTGAGTCATCCAAATTATTCACAACATATTTAATCCATAAACTTGTAGAAGATCAAAAAATATCATTGGTAGATCCAGTCCAAAAACATTTAAAGTGGTTTCCCAATTCCAAAATTACCATCGAACATTTGTTACGACACACTTCTGGATTACCAAAAATCATTGAATTTATTCCAAATTTTGACTCTGAACGATCCAATCTAAAAAGGGATGATATCAAAAAAACCTTTTTAGATTCCAACATGAAACCAAATTTCGTTCCAGGAGAATACTGGAAATACAGTCGATTGGATTATTTATTTTTAGCTTATCTCATTGAATCCATCACCTCTAAATCTTATGCAACTGTAGTGAAGCATGAAATTTTCGAACCTTTAGGAATGAAAAATTCGCAAGTTGATGTGAGTGACATTCTCTTAGGAAATAGCGGGATATTAAGTACCCCTGAGGATTTACTTCTCTTTGTAGAAGCAATACGAAAAACAAAACATATATCAGCAAAATCGAAAGAATCTATCCTCAATAAAACCGTGTTAACCGATGCAATCACCGAAGATCCAATATCTTTTGGGGAAGGAGTTTATGTAGGTGATTATTTTTATTGGACTTATGGCAAAAAGAAAGGGATTTCCAACTTTATTTACCATGATTTAAAAAGTAGAATTTTTATAACAATCGTAAGTCCCTATGGTACGAGTAAAGGGGATCTTTCCTCTATCAAATCTACACTGACAGAAATCATCTTCAGTGCAAAAAAACTTAATCTTAAAAAGAAAACAACATCAACAAACGAAGTTTACATTGAAGATCTTATGAAAGAAGAGAAAGTTCCTTCACTTGGAATTGCTGTTTATAAAAATTACAACTTAAGTTGGAAAAAAATGTATGGAACAAAATCTCAACATACATTGTTTCGTGCTGGATCTCTTTCAAAAACAATGACTGCAACAGCAACTTTGAAATTGGTAGAACTTGGGCAATTGGATTTATATTCTAATTGGATTGGAAAACTAAAGCAGTACAAAGTGTCCGTTCCTAAAGGTAAAAAAAGAAGTTTGGTAAATTTGGATTTATTATTATCTCACACAAGTGGGTTAACAGAAAAAGGAAATTGGGATGACCCAATTAACTCTGGAAAAAAACACCTCAAAGATTTAAAAGATACCAATGCCACAAAAGGAAATGGATTAAAATTATATTATAAACCAGGTACAAAGTCTCGATATTCTGGAGGTGGTTTTAGTATTGTCCAAGAAATCCTAACAGAACGTACCGGAAAACCATTCCCAACTTTGATGGATGAAATAGTTTTTTTACCATTACAAATGAAACGCAGCACATTTAGGCAGAATCTAACAGATGCAGATGATCGTTGTTATGGTTATGATGAACTAGGAAAAATATTACCTGAAAAAAAATTCGTAACTCCCGAGTTATCATCGGGAGGCCTATGGACAACGCCAGAAGAGATTGGAACGGTTTTTATCGAGGTAGCGAAAGCCAAACAAGGCCGTTCTGACTTTTTAAACAAGGAATCTGCCGAATACTTACTCTCACCAAAAATGAGCGCTGCCAGTTTGACCGTCCATGCCCTCGTGGCACATGGATTTTTTTTGAATCGCACCGGGAGAACAGAGTATTTCTTCCATGGTGGTCATACAAAGGGACATAAGTCGCTCGCCATCTTCAATGCTGAAAAAGGTTATGGAGTGGTCATTATGACCAATTCAGAGAATGGTTCAAAACTCATATGGAGGATACTCCGGACCATTTCCGTGGATGAAAAATGGGATAAGTTTGTGAATTAA
- a CDS encoding STAS domain-containing protein, with translation MEYTESKSNGIVVLKLFGNLDMLNAGILKERIKESASQSEHCFIFDLEGVSFIDSSGFGLIMSLNDKLTELGGGLRIVNVSKTIRQIFRISKISSVIQIFESTEEAIQSFHP, from the coding sequence ATGGAATATACAGAATCTAAATCTAACGGAATTGTAGTCCTTAAATTGTTTGGCAACTTAGATATGTTAAATGCCGGCATTCTTAAAGAAAGGATCAAAGAATCTGCGTCCCAATCGGAACATTGTTTCATTTTTGATTTAGAAGGTGTCAGTTTTATCGACTCTTCTGGATTTGGGCTCATCATGTCCCTGAATGACAAACTAACAGAATTAGGTGGAGGATTGCGCATTGTGAACGTATCCAAAACCATCCGTCAAATTTTCCGTATCTCTAAAATTTCCTCCGTGATCCAAATTTTTGAATCGACTGAGGAAGCCATCCAATCATTTCACCCTTAA
- a CDS encoding SpoIIE family protein phosphatase, with protein sequence MSIRYKFLLILSVSQILLVIALTTSFAYLLQSVKNIPQTQRAEDLSRNFQRELEFKEEKLRLLLEEITFNARTREILERGLSDRSLLQKELPYLQQILKRYGLSIFELGDNQGKVVFRVHRPKDFGDDKKNQPIIQNALNGQATAALEDGHSGLGFRLAAPLFGRGTLLIGQVVDDSFTKTISKDNRIHLAIFQDGKVKTVGSDMIRMVMNENPNFLLEEQRFHFQNKPYYLVKIPYSGSSQTVKQLVFHVMIDENEVESKTWKIWSFFVVASLLLCGVIFLISFLFSRDMVEAIKLLTTAMVDLDQWKPETLPTHRSDEIGQMGRVFVEMKEELAEHQNHLEEMVDQRTKELNETLSEMQKMQEKQNGDYFLTSLLIKPLKGSFAKSETVSIQIFERQMKQFQFRNKQSEIGGDLSVSDSIYLMGKKYTVFLNADAMGKSIQGAGGALVMGTVFKSIITRTQKLRYMQDRHPERWLKECFQEVHNVFISFDGHMLLSAILGLVDEETGTLYYINAEHPWIVLYRDGNASFLENEHSLRKIGFTEMSGDEVVIQIYPLRPGDILILGSDGRDDLFVGVSGGNRMINDDETVFLRHVKDGGGELGEICKVMQLFGELTDDLSLMRISFLEEVAHAAKESSKNNTYYKMLGEGIQSYRDGEWNHAIYALEIALESEPDDLYCLRELSKLYMKSKDYEKAISLANRYLQLNPGDTDFLFYIAFAHKQKRDFVLATDYAERLRYRDPKNFNNLLLLAEILMHRRDIERSKEVLLALQEMSPENPKLLKLKNFWKKMVTTSVT encoded by the coding sequence ATGAGCATACGTTACAAATTCTTATTAATATTGAGTGTGAGTCAAATTCTTCTTGTAATTGCTCTCACGACTAGTTTTGCCTATTTACTGCAATCGGTAAAGAACATACCTCAAACTCAACGGGCAGAAGACTTATCTAGGAATTTTCAAAGGGAATTAGAGTTTAAAGAAGAAAAACTTAGATTATTATTAGAAGAAATTACATTCAATGCAAGAACGAGAGAAATTTTAGAAAGAGGTCTCAGCGACCGTTCTCTTTTACAAAAAGAACTTCCTTATTTACAACAAATTTTAAAACGTTATGGTCTTTCCATTTTTGAACTAGGAGACAACCAGGGAAAAGTTGTCTTTCGAGTTCACAGACCAAAGGATTTTGGTGATGATAAAAAAAACCAACCCATCATTCAAAATGCATTGAACGGCCAGGCAACAGCAGCCTTGGAAGATGGTCATAGTGGACTCGGGTTTCGATTGGCAGCGCCATTATTTGGGCGAGGAACATTACTCATAGGTCAGGTTGTTGATGACAGTTTTACAAAAACCATTTCCAAAGATAACAGAATCCATCTAGCCATATTCCAAGATGGAAAAGTGAAAACTGTTGGCTCTGATATGATCCGCATGGTAATGAATGAAAATCCAAATTTTTTATTGGAAGAACAACGATTCCATTTTCAAAACAAACCTTATTACTTAGTGAAAATTCCTTATTCAGGGAGTTCACAAACTGTCAAACAACTTGTATTTCATGTGATGATAGATGAAAACGAGGTAGAATCCAAAACTTGGAAAATTTGGTCCTTTTTCGTTGTCGCCTCATTACTATTATGTGGTGTTATTTTTTTGATCTCATTTTTGTTTTCAAGGGATATGGTGGAAGCAATCAAACTTTTAACTACTGCAATGGTAGATTTAGACCAATGGAAACCTGAAACTCTTCCTACACATCGTAGTGATGAAATTGGGCAAATGGGTAGAGTGTTTGTAGAAATGAAAGAAGAGTTGGCAGAACACCAAAACCATTTGGAAGAAATGGTCGACCAGAGGACAAAGGAACTGAATGAAACCTTATCTGAAATGCAAAAGATGCAAGAAAAACAAAATGGAGATTATTTTCTCACATCATTACTCATCAAACCATTAAAAGGATCATTCGCAAAATCGGAAACTGTTTCGATACAAATCTTTGAAAGACAAATGAAACAGTTTCAATTTCGAAACAAACAGTCGGAAATCGGTGGGGATTTATCTGTTTCTGATTCAATTTATCTAATGGGTAAAAAATATACTGTATTTTTGAATGCGGACGCTATGGGTAAATCTATCCAGGGAGCAGGTGGTGCTCTGGTGATGGGAACTGTATTTAAATCCATTATCACTCGTACACAAAAACTAAGATATATGCAAGACCGCCATCCTGAACGTTGGTTAAAAGAATGTTTCCAAGAAGTTCATAATGTGTTTATCAGTTTTGATGGTCATATGCTGTTGTCGGCTATTTTAGGTTTGGTGGACGAGGAAACTGGAACCTTATATTATATCAATGCCGAACATCCATGGATTGTTTTATACCGTGATGGCAATGCAAGTTTCTTGGAAAATGAACATTCTCTACGTAAGATTGGTTTCACTGAAATGAGTGGAGACGAAGTTGTAATCCAAATTTATCCACTACGACCAGGTGACATTTTGATACTTGGATCAGATGGTAGAGATGATTTGTTTGTTGGTGTTTCCGGTGGAAATCGAATGATCAATGATGATGAAACTGTGTTTTTACGCCACGTCAAAGATGGTGGTGGAGAACTAGGTGAAATTTGTAAGGTGATGCAACTTTTTGGCGAACTCACTGATGATTTGAGTTTGATGAGAATTTCCTTTTTAGAAGAAGTCGCACACGCAGCCAAAGAATCATCAAAGAATAATACATACTACAAAATGTTAGGTGAAGGAATTCAGTCATACCGCGATGGAGAGTGGAATCATGCCATTTATGCATTAGAAATTGCACTGGAATCTGAACCAGATGATTTGTATTGTTTGAGAGAATTGTCCAAACTCTATATGAAATCAAAAGATTATGAAAAGGCAATTTCCCTTGCGAATCGATATTTACAATTGAATCCAGGTGATACTGATTTTTTATTTTATATTGCATTTGCTCATAAACAAAAACGAGATTTTGTCCTTGCGACTGATTATGCAGAGAGGTTGAGATATCGGGATCCTAAAAATTTTAACAATTTACTTTTGCTTGCAGAAATTCTGATGCACCGAAGAGACATTGAACGTTCTAAGGAAGTTTTACTTGCATTACAAGAAATGTCACCGGAAAACCCTAAACTATTGAAACTTAAAAACTTTTGGAAAAAAATGGTTACTACATCTGTCACCTAA